The sequence TTTCAAACCATACTGTTACAAAGGCATTCTCTCTATTTGAAGTTCCTCTTTCCAAGCTATCAAGAGTATTAATTGAATTCTCAATAGTATACCAATCTGTGAATGTATCATCTCTATCTTCTGTCCTATATTTTAAAATTTCAATATTTTTTGGATATATTACTTCACTACTTTGTGGATTATATACACCTATTTTGTATTCATCAGCAAGAGAAATTATATAACTGATAGCCTCATCAGCAACTGAATAGTCAAGTGCACAAAACACTCCATATTTTCCTAATGAGTAATCAGTCAAATGTGTTTCAGAGTTCTTTGAAGTAAAAGCTATTTCATCTAAATGTAGGTGTTTTCCATTTACTGGTGGAAATTTTTCAAACATTTTTTTAGCAAACTTCACTATTGTTTCAGAGCACCCTTCAAGTGAGTTATAATCTTCTTCTTCTTCATATTTAGTAAATTCTTCTATATAATTATTTATATCTATTGATGTTTTTATATTTTCCCTTCTTTCAAAAATAAATAAATTAAAACTCATCCTATGTCCTCCCTAAAATCAATTTTATATAAAATTTATTACCATTTTAGATGTATAATTAATGCTTGTCTTTTACTATCAGCAATTTTCATAAATAGTTTAGTTATAAAATTAAGTTTTTTTCTAAGAAGTTCTCTAGCATCTTTAAAAAAGGTAAGCTCTTCCACTAATATAGTATCTGTTTTTTTGGAAAAGTCAACACTATCCTCAATATAGAAATGCATTAATGCTTCTAGGTTTCCAGTTCTCCTAATATACCAATTAGCAAATCTTAATCCAGTTTTTTTCCTTGCAGTATCAAAAACTAACTCACCATAAGGAAATTCTTTTTTTAAATTTTTAATAAATTCAATAATCTTATCTTCAAAAAAATATTGAAATACGCCTGAAACAATTAAAAGTGTCGGTATAGAGGTATCAATTTGCTCTTTCCATTCCATTTCAAACATATCCCCAGCTATTAATGTTTCTTGTTTTCTTTCACCAAAATATTTTTTACGAATTTCAATTACCTCTGGAAGATCTATACCATAATAATTTACTTCTCCTAGTCCACATTTTTGAGTTATACGATCATAAGCTGTTTCTAAACCTATTCCTAGTAAAATAATATTAGATATTTTATGTTCTTCAATAAATTTA is a genomic window of Fusobacterium nucleatum containing:
- a CDS encoding class I SAM-dependent methyltransferase, with protein sequence MEKLDGVANTLYVPLYGRIYVSKKFPEYFYDEMALKIEEKFTSGISKGSFEYTNMAYGARYYNMDKMIIKFIEEHKISNIILLGIGLETAYDRITQKCGLGEVNYYGIDLPEVIEIRKKYFGERKQETLIAGDMFEMEWKEQIDTSIPTLLIVSGVFQYFFEDKIIEFIKNLKKEFPYGELVFDTARKKTGLRFANWYIRRTGNLEALMHFYIEDSVDFSKKTDTILVEELTFFKDARELLRKKLNFITKLFMKIADSKRQALIIHLKW